From Brevibacterium ihuae, the proteins below share one genomic window:
- a CDS encoding exodeoxyribonuclease VII small subunit: protein MTDSPHTPDTPAPDDGVAALSYEEARAELVDTVTRLEAGNLPLEESLRLWERGEALADRCQAWLDGAREKLETAKAARESADAEG, encoded by the coding sequence ATGACCGATAGCCCGCACACCCCCGACACCCCGGCACCGGACGACGGCGTCGCCGCGCTGAGCTACGAGGAGGCGCGCGCCGAACTCGTCGACACGGTCACCCGGCTCGAGGCAGGGAATCTGCCGCTCGAGGAATCGCTGCGTCTGTGGGAGCGCGGCGAGGCGCTCGCCGACCGGTGCCAGGCGTGGCTCGACGGCGCCCGCGAGAAGCTCGAGACCGCGAAGGCCGCGCGCGAGTCCGCCGACGCCGAGGGCTGA
- a CDS encoding DJ-1/PfpI family protein, with protein MTTTIAVYATDTMADWEYAYLTAEAARAVQLRPDHIAVRFVGDGTESVRSLGGMTVEPSLDLAELTALPELAALVIPGGDTYFTGHERLLVTVSALLERDIPVAAICGATFLLARGGHLDERAHTSNAPEFLAYSGYGGGEHYVAAPVVTDRGVTTATGLRPIEFTAEVMRLTDLYPKDLADTWERLNHTADPADYRALMEATDAFAQS; from the coding sequence ATGACCACGACGATCGCCGTCTACGCCACCGACACCATGGCCGACTGGGAGTACGCCTACCTCACCGCCGAGGCGGCGCGCGCCGTCCAGCTCCGGCCCGACCACATCGCAGTCCGCTTCGTCGGCGACGGCACGGAGTCCGTCCGCTCGCTCGGCGGGATGACGGTGGAGCCGAGCCTCGACCTCGCCGAGCTCACCGCCCTCCCCGAGCTCGCAGCCCTCGTGATCCCCGGCGGCGACACCTACTTCACCGGGCACGAGCGCCTGCTCGTGACCGTCTCCGCACTTCTCGAGAGGGACATCCCGGTGGCCGCGATCTGCGGGGCCACGTTCCTCCTCGCCCGCGGCGGCCACCTCGACGAGCGCGCGCACACCTCGAACGCCCCGGAGTTCCTCGCATACAGCGGCTACGGCGGCGGGGAGCACTACGTCGCGGCACCGGTGGTCACCGATCGCGGCGTGACGACGGCCACCGGGCTCCGACCGATCGAGTTCACCGCGGAGGTCATGCGGCTCACCGACCTCTACCCGAAGGACCTCGCCGATACCTGGGAGCGGCTGAACCACACCGCTGACCCGGCCGACTACCGGGCCCTCATGGAGGCCACCGATGCCTTCGCGCAGTCCTGA
- a CDS encoding MarR family winged helix-turn-helix transcriptional regulator, whose amino-acid sequence MPSRSPEGDALTALVLPAFELNGEFLAAAEMITAPRELTPALWQVLGATLDAPLPVAEIARRVGLGLARQSVQRVANVLVERDWAEWQDNPSHQRAKLLAPTAAGRRAVAAMAAEQHAWADAVGAALGTEDLDRLRSLIERVITASRDYRRAQDG is encoded by the coding sequence ATGCCTTCGCGCAGTCCTGAGGGCGATGCGCTCACCGCGCTCGTCCTGCCGGCCTTCGAGCTCAACGGCGAGTTCCTCGCCGCGGCGGAGATGATCACCGCCCCGCGGGAGCTCACCCCCGCGCTGTGGCAGGTGCTCGGCGCCACCCTCGACGCGCCGCTGCCGGTCGCGGAGATCGCCCGCAGGGTGGGTCTCGGACTGGCGCGGCAGAGCGTGCAGCGGGTGGCGAATGTGCTCGTCGAGCGGGACTGGGCGGAATGGCAGGACAACCCGAGCCATCAGCGTGCCAAGCTCCTGGCACCCACGGCCGCCGGTCGACGCGCGGTCGCGGCGATGGCGGCAGAGCAGCACGCGTGGGCGGATGCGGTCGGAGCGGCGCTCGGCACCGAGGACCTCGACCGGCTCCGCTCACTCATCGAGCGGGTGATCACGGCCTCGCGCGACTACCGCCGGGCGCAGGACGGGTGA
- a CDS encoding DUF4245 domain-containing protein: MDDRGAAPVQPGSREEMRQIRMSSNWVNMAIALGVCLAAVLVAFAFVPEPANELEREVDYVGMAESAQTSSDFPLAVPELPEGWVSNEVNFEPMGTPAVDTWYVSWVGPEREWMSLRQSRGNENWVRSMVTDELAEVGTREVSGQTFTAYENSRGEQALVGPVGDTTVVLKGTAAWETYDHFAAEIIAGA, encoded by the coding sequence GTGGACGACAGAGGGGCAGCCCCGGTGCAGCCGGGTTCGCGCGAGGAGATGCGGCAGATCCGCATGTCCTCCAACTGGGTGAATATGGCGATCGCGCTCGGCGTGTGCCTCGCCGCGGTCCTCGTCGCCTTCGCCTTCGTGCCGGAGCCGGCGAACGAGCTCGAGCGCGAGGTCGACTACGTCGGGATGGCGGAATCGGCGCAGACCTCCTCCGACTTCCCCCTCGCGGTGCCCGAGCTGCCCGAGGGCTGGGTGAGCAACGAGGTGAACTTCGAGCCCATGGGGACCCCCGCCGTCGACACGTGGTACGTGTCGTGGGTCGGACCCGAGCGCGAGTGGATGTCCCTGCGGCAGTCCCGGGGGAACGAGAACTGGGTGCGGTCGATGGTGACCGACGAGCTCGCCGAGGTCGGCACCCGCGAGGTCTCCGGGCAGACGTTCACCGCCTACGAGAACTCCCGCGGCGAGCAGGCGCTCGTCGGACCGGTGGGCGACACCACCGTCGTCCTCAAGGGGACCGCGGCCTGGGAGACCTACGACCATTTCGCCGCCGAGATCATCGCGGGCGCCTGA